cgagttccttcaggtgtcactgctgctctgaggtccgccagagttcacctgcttcttcccggtgcatgtgaacgCTTTATCTTGCGACacctttccttttttaaattccgtggtttgtccgaatccgtcgggttatccgacggccacgcccccgatttctgtcacgtgcaagccggtgccgatgcgccacaatccgatcgcgtgcaccaaaaacccggggcaattcagggcaaaagagaaccCGGGGAAAGTgcgccgttcggacccttagtaaatgagcccctttgtcttGGGTCATAATATTGTATTATGCACTTTTACTTCATCTTTATaggagcagattgttcataggaATGCCTATTGTAGTTCTGATATATTCATTACATGTGGATACCTGCTTGGAGTAATGTGGATTCTGGGGTTGGATAtgagtgcaccttttttgggaATCAAAATGGTTGTCTACCTACATTTGTACAATTGTTCTGGTTGTTAACATCCGTAGTAAAGGTTGCGGAAGAGTCACTGTTTCCTTAGTGATGGGTTGATGCTTTACCTCCATTGGAAGCCTGAAAGTTAAGTCCGCCTACCAGTGGGTGTGGCTTTGATTGCTGTCTCACTGGGACCATCGCCCCCTCCCTCGCCCCCGCCCTCCTGATcatgtgacaatgtcatgttataCCCCGGGGGGAGCGGCGCCAAGGCTATAATCTAATGCTGGGGGTGCACTTGCACCATGTGGCCAAGTGTTGATGTTTGTTTGAAACTAAATCTGTAGACCTACTTTAGAGATTAGGGATTTAGGGTCACTACAAACCAGGGATCTGCATGGGGATGGCTTGATGTAATGAATAATGAGATACTAGTGACAAGTTTTGCCCTTGTTCACACAAGCTCAGATTCTCGAATACTGAGAAGTCACAGGTGAGCTCAGGAAAAGAAATCCGACAAAGCATAACATCTCAACCTCTCCGAAatgctaggccagtggtggcgaacctatggcacgggtgccagaggtggcactcagagccctctatatgggcacccttaccatcaccccagggcagggtttgccagacatgactcaaggcctcttgcagtcccagacagcccaggaccctagaaggaagctacaatgataatccaaacttcttctccttctttctactgtattgccgTCCTCAGgtacctatacaatttaaacctatgACACAGCAGGAAGTaacaagttactacttaaattgtcacattggcactttgtgaaaaatatgtggcttttggttgtaatttgggcacttggtgttcaaaaggtttgccatcactgtgccAGGCAGATGTGTATGAGCTTTATTCACCTGGCGTGGTTAGCcaaagataagaagtaatgtccgtagttcattggttagtaaattataagGAACAAAAGACATCTCTTTCCCGGGAATAACTAGTAACGTAAATCAGTCAAGGCCACATTCTTACACTGCACAGCCGAGTCTTCTCAGTCTTCATCCATAGTCTGGCCTTGtcttagttttcagcatttagaaagcatatgaaaaataaaaacatttccattaaacatataacaatacgtCACACTAGCGCATTCCCAAACTGATCGGCCCCGAGGATTATGTGAGAATTGAGGGAGCAGTGAACAATCCACCTGAGTGACAAATACGTCTGCACTCGCCCTACCCtttatgtgtttgtgtgtttatCCTAGTGAACTCATTTTAATAATTAAAGATGAAATAAAAGCCAAGTTTTCTCCTTATCATAAAGTGTCTGTAAAGTTTGCAGTGAATTAATCATTATTTCCTGAGACACAAATAATTAGAAGGTTCTATTCCCAGTGATTTTATCTTGTATGTTCCCCCTGACTCCCTGTAGTTGGTGATATAAGACGGGTGTCACCACAGGTGTCTTTACCCcctcactagagggagctcttccCCTTATATCTATGGGGAGGTTTCCTTTGTCTTTTCCCTCATAACTTTTACCTCAGGATCGTTGTCTTTCTCTTCTGTCTCTAGAAAGATCTCAGCTCCGCCTCTTTCCTTATTTCTCTTCCCATTTGGTGATTAGTTTAGTTGGGAGGAGTTATGACCTAACAAGAGTGGCAGCTCCTTAGCTAAGCTTGGTTGTGCTGTGCTCCTATACAATACATGAGGCCGTATACAAAGATAAACCAAACCAACAAGAAGGTAGAGACCGAGGCGAGTACACGAGGGGAACCCGCAGGATACATCACACAAACCCCACACccttatacatgtaatagtatTATCCCGCTGTCTCCCCATAATCAGGATTACACATTAGTGAAGAAGACGTCTAGTGAGCGCTGtccggcccctgtgtatgaagaatgggggggacccctgcgccccatcccccggcctcaccccctgatacatgaccagatcctagaactgaccatgaagatgacggagctgctgactggagaggtgacactgctgggaatgctgggacatgatccagtaatggaggctccgggggatgactgtagccattgtgtgtgtcaggttcctataaggtgtcaggatgtggccgtctatttctccatggaggagtgggagtatgtagaaggacacaaggagagCTACCAGGAGCCGCGGAGCCTGACATcaccaggtaatagacaggactatagacacgtgtcccctctgtattatctgtatatataatacatatagtctGTGTATGTGATCCCTACAGTCCCTACATCCAGGGAGAGCAGatccccggagagatgtccccgtcctgcaCAGGAGGATCAGGTAGGTGGAGATGTCTCTCCCTATGAGCTGTAGACGGCTGTCACCTCCTGCTCCTCAGTATTAGATGTCTTCTCCTGGAGGATGGAGCATAGACATGACATGTGCTCTGGATCTTCTCCATGTTCCTCAGAGATAAGTAGCGCTGGATTCCCGGCCTCTTCTCCAGCATCTTCTGACTATTAGAATATTTGTTTCTCAGCTTCTGAATGAGGAGAAAGATGTGGACATTATCAGTGCAGCCATAAAAGAAGAGACCTGggggaggggtgtacattacatgggactgcacatggcgggggggggtgcattacatgggactgcacatggtgcGAGGCGGTGTACATtatatgggactgcacatggtgcGAGGGCGGTGTACATTATATGGGACAGCACATGGCGAGGGCGGTGTACATtatatgggactgcacatggcgggggggacactACATCCTCCCTGTAATCTCCTCCGGTCTCTGGatttctcttcttcctcttcaggtTCTTACAATCCGGAATCTTCTATATCGGAGAATATTCCAGAGCGACTCATCCAGGATGGAGAGAGGGGGGGACAAGATGGCGGAGCGCGTCCTGcacctcaccctagagatcctcTACCGGCTCACAGGAAAGGTGAGAgatcctgatgatgtcacatgaccttaGTATTTCTGGTAatgacaggtcatgtgatcttctataaataataatacaggtgCACCTTTTTTGGGAATTATATTGGTTGTCTACCTACAATTGTCCTGGTTGTCAACATCTGTAGTAAAGGTGGGGGAAGTCACTGTTCCCTTAGTGATTGGTTGATTCTTTACCTCCATTGGAAGCCCAAAAGTTAAGTCCGCCTACCAGTGGATGTGGCTTTGGTTGCTGTCTCACTGGGACCATTGCCTCCGCCCCTCACCCCTCCCGCCGGATCATGTGACAATGTCATGTGATACCCTGGAGCAGAGGCCCTTGGTGATGATGCAGATGCTGTGGGCACATGATGGACTGATGTTCAGTGCGGATTGGGTGGATATGGTTTTGTGGGCATTACCTAGAAGTGCATTGAGCTCTATAAATATGGGCAGGCCGGGGCGGGCCATGGCTATAATCTTATGCTGGGGGCGCGCTTGCACCATGTGGCCAAGTGTTGGTAAGTTGGTTTGAAACTAAAACTGTAGACCTACTTTAACCCCTGAAGAACTCATGTCTGAGTGAAATACGTATAGGGTTATGGAGTATTAGGGATTTAGGGTCACTACAAGCCAGGGATCTGCATGGGGATGGCTCGATGCAATGAATATTGAGAAACTAGCGACAAGTTTtgcccttgttcacacaacctcagattCTCTAATACTGATAACAGTCACAGGTGAGCTCAGGAAAAGAAATCCGACCAAACAACGTATGGTATAACATCTCAACCTCTCCAAGCTGCTAGGCAGATGTGTATGAGCTTTATTCACCTGGCGTGGTTAGCcaaagataagaagtaatgtccgtagttcattggttagtaaattataatatgatTGCAGGAACAAAAGACATCTCTTTCCCGGGAATAACTAGTAACGTAAATCAGTCAAGGCCACATTCTTACACTGCACAGCCGAGTCTTCTCAGTATTCATCCATAGTCTGGCCTCGtcttagttttcagcatttagaaatcatatgaaaaataaaaacatttccattaaacatataacaatacgtCACACTAGCGCATTCCCAAACTGATCAGCCCCGAGGATTATGTGAGAATTGAGGGAGCAGTGAACAATCCACCTGAGTGACAAATACGTCTGCACTCGCCCTACCCtttatgtgtttgtgtgtttatCCTAGTGAGCTCATTTTAATAATTAAAGATGAAATAAAAGCCAAGTTTTCTCCTTATCATAAAGTGTCTGTAAAGTTTGCAGTGAATTAAATATTATTTCCTGAGACACAAATAATAAGAACGTTCTATTCCCAGTGATTTTATCTTGTATGTTTCCCCTGACGGCCTGTAGTTGGTTATATAAGACGGGTGTCACCAGATGTGTCTTTACCCcctcactagagggagctcttccCCTTATATCTATGGGGAGGTTTCCTTTGTCTTTTCCCTCATAACTTTTACCTCAGGATCGTTGTCTTTCTCTTCTGTCTCTAGAAAGATCTTAGCTCCGCCTCTTTCCTTATTTCTCTTTCCATTTGGTGATTAGTTTAGTTGGGAGGAGTTATGACCTAACAAGAGTGGCAGCTCCTTAGCTAAGCTTGGTTGTGCTGTGCTCCTATAAAATACATGAGGCCGTATACAAAGATAAACCAAACCAACAAGAAGGTAGAGACAGAGGCGAGTACACGAGGGGAACGTGCAGGATACATCACACAAACCCCACACccttatacatgtaatagtattatcccgctgtctccccataaccaggattacacattaGTGAAGAAGACGTCTAGTGAGCGCTGtccggcccctgtgtatgaagaatgggggggacccctgcgccccatcccccggcctcaccccctgatacatgaccagatcctagaactgaccatgaagatgacgaagctgctgactggagaggtgacactgctgggaatgctgggacatgatccagtaatggaggctccgggggatgactgtagccattgtgtgtgtcaggttcctataaggtgtcaggatgtggccgtctatttctccatggaggagtgggagtatgtagaaggacacaaggagcaCTACCAGGAGCTGCGGAGCCTTGCATcaccaggtaatagacaggactatagacacgtgtcccctctgtattatctgtatatataatacatatagtctGTGTATGTGATCCCTACAGTCCCTCCATCCAGGGAGAGAAGatccccggagagatgtccccgtcctgcaCAGGAGGATCAGGTAGGTGGAGATGTCTCTCCCTATGAGCTGTAGACGGCTGTCACCTCCTGCTCCTCAGTATTAGATGTCTTCTCCTGGAGGATGGAGCATAGACATGGCATGTGCTCTGGATCTTCTCCATGTTCCTCAGAGATAAGTAGCGCTGGATTCCCGGCCTCTTCTCCAGCATCTTCTGACTATTAGAATATTTGTTTCTCAGCTTCTGGATGAGGAGAAAGATGTGGACATTATCGGTGCAGCCATAAAAGAAGAGACGTGTGTGAGGGATgaggaggagtgtgaggaggacaccccggcacatgtccccccaggtgaggagtgtgaggaggacgccccggcacatgtccccccaggtgaggagtgtgaggaggacgccccggcacgtgtccccccaggtgaggaggacgccccggcacgtgtccccccaggtgaggagtgtgaggaggacgccccggcacgtgtccccccaggtgaggagtgtgaggaggacgccccggcacatgtccccccaggtgaggaggacgccccggcacatgttcCCCCAGGTTAGgaatgtgaggaggacgccccggcacatgtccccccaggtgaggaatgTGAGGAGGacaccccggcacatgtccccccaggtgaggaggacgccccggcacgtgtccccccaggtgaggaggacgccccggcacatgtcccccaggtgaggagtgtgaggaggacgccccggcacatgtccccccaggtgaggagtgtaagGAGGATgtcccggcacatgtccccccaggtgagtaGTCACCGCTAGACTCCCAGGCAGGTCATTCACTAGCAAAGCTCCCATatattttggggggaaaaaattttatttgaaaaaacctaaatgttcaaatcacccccttcccctagaacttATACAAAAGTAAATGGAATCATAAATATCGGaaatcactgcatcccaaaatgatcaaactatcaaaaaataaaaaagtctatGGGATTCAACacgaggaataatgtaaattggcgcccaaatgtctgaatcaccacttttttttaccatttcgcaactcataaaaagtgatcaaaaaattgtacagtccccaaaatggtagcaatgaaaaaagtCATCTCCTCCTGCAAAAAATTACCCTTCCCCCAGCTCCGTACGCTGTAGTATGAAACATATTattgccagaagatgacaaatttaagaaattttattttttaccaaaggttttcattttttaaatcaataaaAACCTTTTATAAATTCATTtcccctgtgattgtaccaacctaAGGAATAAAGTGCAGGTGTCATTTGGGACAAAAAGTGAAcggccacatttggaattttttcccacttccccgtTCATGGCTTGGAATATTAGATACAATCACTGGAAAGTACAAAttgtttcacagaaaacaagccctcgcacggcTCTGTGCACGGAAACAAGCCCTCGCGCGGCTCTGTGCAcggaaacaagccctcgcacggcTCTGTACGCGGAAACAGGCCCTCGCAtggctctgtacacggaaacaagccctcgcacggctctgtacatggaaacaagccctcgcacggctctgtacatggaaacaagccctcgcacggctctgtacatggaaacaagccctcgcacggcTCTGTGCACGGAAACAAGCCCTCGCAtggctctgtacacggaaacaagccctcgcacggcTGTACATGGAAACAGGCCATCGCACgtctatgtccccccccccccccttgcccagTATAAACAGTGTGGagacagggagaggatggggcagATGTGTTCAGATGGGTCTCCGTGTTCTAATGATGGACGGCAATGTCTTCTCTCCTTTGAGTTGCTTAATAATTTACCTACAAGTCTTCcacattgtatttatttttacttgttttacattatattattttttgtcaGATAACAACACgaggagctcagaggaacatctgatgtcTTCTGCCTGTAATGATCCTGGTACCACACAAGATACATATGAAGCGCAGACCATGACCCCGGATATACCCCCAGCCCCTCACAGGGAAGACCCCTCATCTGATCCTATTATACACGTCTCATCCTCTGATTCATCACAGACGCTACTGCAAAATGACTCTCAAGGAGGAGATCGAGGATctcacacagggaagaagaaaCATCAATGTTCAGAATGCAGCAAATCATTTAACAGGAAATCAGTTCTTGTAAGACATCTGATAATTCACACAGGGAAGAAGAGACATCAATGTTCAGAATGCAGCAAATCATTTAACAGGAAATCAGGTCTTGTAAGACATCTgataattcacacaggggagaagccattctcatgtcaAGAATGTGGTAAATCTTTTAATCAGAAGGAAAATTTGCATATGCATAAAAGAATTCACACAGTGGAGAAGTCATTCTCCTGCTCCAAATGTGGAAAACGGTTCATTCAGAAATCAGATATGGTTAGTCATCGGAGAAGTCACACagtagagaagccattttcatgttcggaatgtgggaaatgttatacctACAGATCACAATTGGATAAACATCAAAGACTTCactcaggggagaagccattttcatgttccgaGTGTAGCAAATGTTTTAACGTAAAATTGgatcttgttatacatcagagaagtcacacaggagagaagccttattcatgttcagaatgtgggaaatgttttactcagaaatcgAGTCTGATTCAACATCACACAATTCACACAGGGGTAAAGAAATTTTCATGCCCAGAATGTGGGGAATGTTTTCTCACCAAATATTATCTTAAAACACATCTAAGAACTCACACAGGTGAGCAGCCAtatttatgttcagaatgtgggaaatgttttctcaCCAAATATTATCTTAAAACACATCTAAGAACTCACACAGGTGAGcagccatttttatgttcagaatgtgggaaatgtttttgccAGAAATCACAATtggttatacatcagagaattcacacaggggagaaaccgttttcatgtttagaatgtgcgAAATCGTTTAACAATAAGAACCAGTTGGATGTACatcggagaattcacacaggggtgaaaccgttttcatgtttagaatgtgggaaatcgTTTAACGATAAATCAAAGTTGGATGGACAttggagaattcacacaggagagaagccattctcatgttcagaatgtggaaaaatgtTTAGCCAGAAATCAACTTTGGATAaacatctgagaattcacacaggagagaagccgttctcatgctcagaatgtgggaaatgttttactcacaGATCAAGTCTTGTTactcatcagagaattcacacaggagtgcTGCCCTTCttatgctcagaatgtgggaaatgttttgccaaGAACTCATATCTTGTTgctcatcagagaactcacataTGACAGTGGTCTCTTTCAGACTCACACTCAAGGCCACAGAAACCAGCGCTGCGTGTATaagctgtgagacactgaaggggttaaatgtggatgggtggtatgtttcccatgggttttcctactatgcaaggccttaatgctgaggttgtgttgtcccgcaccttggacacaggtggtgggagcagcctaatcagggaggataaagctgctgagcagagctgagagtgttggctCTAAGacgaggctggagagcacgcacagccctgacctctgtgcctggagcagcgacatcCTTTAtattttagtggtgagttagaggaactgtgtttagttagcacccagacaggtaggattttgttttgtgttttgatGCCTGTATGTAcaggctgttttattttatacctgctgctggaataaacgcaggcgagacctgttttggactaaactttggtgtcactgtcttggactgcatcccgaatcaccgctaccacggtctctactgggccaaatctcccaaaaAATCCCATAGAAATTCATGGGGCCATGTGCTCTCCAACAACAAAATCATGTTACTTGTGATTGTAGCCGAACAGTGATAGTCACAAGTCAGAAGAGAAAGTGATTAGTGATTAATAATGATTCGCCAATAAACATCTGTGATCCATCAAGGCTCTGGATATCATCCTGTGTCTCAGCCGTGTGCAGGGAGGATCTCACAGTAATTGACAGAAAagagaggtgtcctagactgtatcccaccactgaggcctcctagactgtatcccaccactgaggcctcctagattgtatcccaccactgaagcgtcctagactgtatcccaccgctgaggcgtcctagactgtatcccaccgctgaggcgtcctagactgtatcccaccgctgaggcgtcctagactgtatcccaccgctgaggcgtcctagactgtatcccaccgctgaggcgtcctagactgtatcccaccgctgaggcgtcctagactgtatcccaccgctgaggcgtcctagactgtatcccaccgctgaggcgtcctagactgtatcccaccgctgaggcgtcctagactgtatcccaccgctgaggcgtcctagactgtatcccaccgctgaggcctcctagactgtatcccaccactgaggcgtcctagactgtatcccaccactgaggcgtcctagactgtatcccaccactgaggcctcctagactgtatcccaccgctgaggcgccctagactgtatcccaccgctgaggcgtcctagactgtatcccaccgctgaggtgtcctagactgtatcccgctGTTGAGGCCtcgtagactgtatcccaccgctgaggtgtcctagactgtatcccaccactgagatgtcctacagtcatggccaaaagttttgagaattacagaaattattatattgtcacatgatgtgttccCCTCTggttttttagttgtttttatcacatacagaaatacaagtgcaatcatattatgaggaacaaaagcttttattgtcagtgagaagGAGTTACTTCAGCGAGTCGGTATTTTCAGTGAtcgtgttgacccttcttcttcaggacctctgcaattctccctggcggctctcactcaccttctgcaccaaatcctgactgatagccgtccattcttgcacaatcactgcttgcattttgtcacaatttgtttgtccacccgtctcttgattatgggattaattaattaatgggattaagatctggggagtttccagaccatggacccaaaatctctgttttgttccctgagccatttagttctccccttttgCTATATGGCAggagctccatcatgctggagatgGCATTTGCATTTGTGcactgcaatgatgactgcacgtgtttctttagagataaccatgggtaacagaagagaaacaatgatgccaagcaccagcctccttgtaaagtgtccaggggtgtgattgttacctaatcctgacagattgatctccagccctgtcctcatcagcccccgcacctgtgttactggagacatcactgacaccatggcagctaCTCTttctaaggcgcct
The DNA window shown above is from Engystomops pustulosus chromosome 1, aEngPut4.maternal, whole genome shotgun sequence and carries:
- the LOC140114020 gene encoding uncharacterized protein gives rise to the protein MERGGDKMAESVLRLTLEILYRLTGEVRAPHIMWWWGMGHGCGDIIPLSPHNQDYTLVKKTSSERCPGPVYEEWGGPLRPIPRPHPLIHDQILELTMKMTELLTGEVPIRCQDVAVYFSMEEWEYVEGHKERYQEPRSLTSPVPTSRESRSPERCPRPAQEDQLLDEEKDVDIIGAAIKEETCVSDEEECEEDAPARVPPDDYMRSSEEILISSDFNSYHYCITQDVDPSSDPIIHVSSSDSSQTVLQNDSQGRDQGSHTGKERYYCSGFSKSLKNNSELDHHQRTHTGEKPFSCSDCGKLFTQKSYLVKHQRIHTGLKPFSCPECGKHFTSKSILVAHRKKHTGEKPFSCPECSKCFRVKADLVRHRRIHTGVKPFSCSECSKCFYVNADLIRHLRIHTGEKPFSCLECGKCYTQKSDLIQHQTSHTGEKPFSCSECEKHFSRKSYLVKHQRSHTGEKPYSCSECGKCFNHKSHLNKHLQNHTGEKPFSCSQCGKCFTQKSNLVIHQRTHTGEKPFSCPECGKCFTKKSYLVVHQRIHTGEKPFSCSVCGKCFKQKSRLNKHLQIHSWENNPFRAAATDVRDLLMVLCPRQKDHLTSVHVMLLVLTMQNLLYRRIFRSDSSRMDRGGDKMAESVLRLTLEILYRLTGEQRRISGLLWMPSSNHNELGLGFTSEIQDQANNFLVLTIKKTEGGVLATTAANSLLQWNSCHPYPLKRGIPKGQFLRVRRNYCGFGESPRKAGELSERFVRQGFPKKSLKRHIRGLLVPRGDNCLSPENRNRTIVGMNINLLRGMFLAWLCCAPIQYMRPYTKINQTNKKVETEASTRGEPAGYITQTPHPYTCNSIIPLSPHNQDYTLVKKTSSERCPAPVYEEWGGPLRPIPRPHPLIHDQILELTMKMTELLTGEVTLLGMLGHDPVMEAPGDDCSHCVCQVPIRCQDVAVYFSMEEWEYVEGHKESYQEPRSLTSPVPTSRESRSPERCPRPAQEDQVLTIRNLLYRRIFQSDSSRMERGGDKMAERVLHLTLEILYRLTGKDYTLVKKTSSERCPAPVYEEWGGPLRPIPRPHPLIHDQILELTMKMTKLLTGEVPIRCQDVAVYFSMEEWEYVEGHKEHYQELRSLASPVPPSRERRSPERCPRPAQEDQLLDEEKDVDIIGAAIKEETCVRDEEECEEDTPAHVPPDNNTRSSEEHLMSSACNDPGTTQDTYEAQTMTPDIPPAPHREDPSSDPIIHVSSSDSSQTLLQNDSQGGDRGSHTGKKKHQCSECSKSFNRKSVLVRHLIIHTGKKRHQCSECSKSFNRKSGLVRHLIIHTGEKPFSCQECGKSFNQKENLHMHKRIHTVEKSFSCSKCGKRFIQKSDMVSHRRSHTVEKPFSCSECGKCYTYRSQLDKHQRLHSGEKPFSCSECSKCFNVKLDLVIHQRSHTGEKPYSCSECGKCFTQKSSLIQHHTIHTGVKKFSCPECGECFLTKYYLKTHLRTHTGEQPYLCSECGKCFLTKYYLKTHLRTHTGEQPFLCSECGKCFCQKSQLVIHQRIHTGEKPFSCLECAKSFNNKNQLDVHRRIHTGVKPFSCLECGKSFNDKSKLDGHWRIHTGEKPFSCSECGKMFSQKSTLDKHLRIHTGEKPFSCSECGKCFTHRSSLVTHQRIHTGVLPFLCSECGKCFAKNSYLVAHQRTHI